Proteins from one Camelina sativa cultivar DH55 chromosome 8, Cs, whole genome shotgun sequence genomic window:
- the LOC104709992 gene encoding uncharacterized protein LOC104709992 → NKPSSRYHKGVEQRKSRRSHSNLESTSGLLSKMGNSVGSLAMNKKDTQKIPGERHAQEARESGKYCVEKRIIGDSKAGLTTEKQEYSDIFLLRSRRQSRSTLSSEPQSLDDNTSRVAREANGFNSSLGLRSQTPRSCPLSIDLERYSEDVMLPLGTDHSGKKERFGGRRHSKTASRIFDQEIREVESRKERHHSPSKRFSFSFGRLSRSFSVKEDSAVQPLTSSEDTIKSSLMRFDGSVCPSQSSNSENQNTHCRSSRVSPLRPLLDPLRKPKGSENVLSAKARSSSSNSNPTKSDTSRTRALFQLTIRNGVPLFQFVVDDNNSNTRSILGGSMKSSSLKDDSVQYCTFYSVNEVKKKKSGSWLIHGHKEKHCGFVYNVIGQMRLSNPMSSDITEQNLKNISSIIRESVLFDETEQVKGRKEVAAVVIKKKLVEENCIGLGETSVIIPGGVHTFPEKGAPSPLISRWRSGGVCDCGGWDVGCKLHVLSNKSPLHEFNQGFKLFDQEVNEQESGPALAMTELKTGIYSVEFGSFVSPLQAFFVCVTVITCAAEAKTTVKASSPLAPPLSPVSRV, encoded by the exons AATAAGCCTTCTAGTAGATATCACAAAGGAGTGGAACAGAGGAAGAGCAGAAGATCGCATTCAAATCTGGAATCCACTTCAGGTTTGTTGTCAAAAATGGGAAACTCTGTGGGATCACTGGCCATGAATAAGAAGGATACTCAGAAGATACCAGGGGAGAGACATGCACAAGAAGCAAGAGAAAGTGGAAAATATTGTGTTGAGAAGAGGATCATTGGCGATTCGAAAGCTGGTCTTACTACTGAAAAGCAGGAGTACAGCGACATTTTTCTCCTTCGTTCAAGAAGACAGTCCCGAAGCACTCTTTCCAGTGAGCCTCAGTCACTGGATGATAACACGAGTAGGGTAGCAAGGGAAGCTAACGGTTTCAATAGCTCTTTAGGATTGAGATCTCAAACACCTCGTTCCTGTCCACTCTCTATCGACCTAGAGAGATATTCTGAAGATGTGATGTTGCCTCTTGGTACTGATCATTCAGGTAAAAAGGAACGGTTTGGTGGGAGAAGGCATTCAAAGACAGCTTCGAGGATATTTGATCAAGAAATACGTGAAGTTGAATCCAGAAAGGAGAGACACCATTCACCAAGCAAGCGGTTTAGTTTTAGCTTCGGTCGTCTCAGCAGAAGTTTCAGCGTGAAAGAGGATTCAGCTGTCCAACCTTTGACTTCTTCTGAGGATACCATCAAGTCTAGCTTAATGAGATTCGATGGTTCTGTTTGTCCATCTCAGTCAAGTAACTCGGAGAACCAGAACACTCATTGCAGATCATCTCGAGTTAGTCCTCTAAGACCGCTTCTTGACCCTTTACGGAAACCCAAAGGCTCTGAGAATGTTCTTTCAGCGAAAGCAAGATCGAGTTCTTCCAATTCAAACCCAACCAAGAGCGACACATCGAGAACCAGAGCTCTTTTTCAGCTAACGATCAGAAACGGTGTACCTCTGTTTCAGTTTGTGGTCGATGATAACAACAGCAACACCAGGAGCATTCTTGGGGGTTCAATGAAAAGCTCATCGCTCAAAGATGATTCTGTTCAGTACTGTACATTCTACTCTGTTAATGAagtcaagaagaaaaaaagcggAAGCTGGCTAATACATGGACACAAAGAGAAACACTGTGGGTTTGTCTACAATGTAATCGGTCAAATGCGGCTGAGCAACCCCATGAGCTCAGATATAACTGAGCAGAACTTGAAAAACATATCTTCTATCATCAGAGAATCTGTTCTGTTTGATGAGACAGAGCAAGTAAAAGGGAGAAAAGAGGTTGCAGCTGTAGTGATCAAAAAGAAGCTGGTAGAAGAAAACTGTATCGGCCTCGGCGAAACTAGTGTGATCATTCCAGGTGGCGTTCACACTTTCCCGGAGAAAGGAGCACCATCACCGTTGATTAGCCGGTGGAGATCTGGAGGGGTATGCGACTGCGGTGGCTGGGATGTTGGATGTAAACTCCATGTCCTCTCTAACAAATCACCTCTCCATGAGTTCAACCAAGGCTTCAAACTGTTCGATCAG GAAGTGAACGAACAAGAGTCAGGTCCGGCTTTGGCGATGACGGAGCTGAAGACAGGGATCTACAGTGTGGAGTTTGGTTCGTTTGTATCACCGTTGCAAGCTTTTTTTGTGTGCGTGACGGTCATAACATGTGCTGCCGAGGCAAAAACCACCGTAAAAGCTTCATCTCCTTTGGCTCCGCCTCTATCTCCTGTTAGTAGAGTCTAA